The following are encoded together in the Candidatus Bandiella woodruffii genome:
- a CDS encoding zinc-ribbon domain-containing protein: MIIECKNCNTKFNVNESDIGANGRMVSCSVCEYEWLYIPPSPDNNESIIQPATLKDIINNAGFNRLQTPKQSDFTTKFPSEVEAVEEVGKKELKVHEELNTDSLGQLPTDIDLCRKSNQPEEKPYYFTMLVSIMMAVGLLAGFLYVEREFLIRQHPIIETIYKPFDYHNTDGLNLSVGQFSKIGEPNTINKEGRVQYLIPVKIINNTDKARFLQTIKVLGYTTAGNKIINLSTNISKEIAPNSELDITFKTNYLETELNLVIVKMGNLNDLRDLKYEDFIRIQSKPEKSS, translated from the coding sequence ATGATTATAGAGTGCAAAAACTGCAACACAAAATTTAATGTTAATGAGTCTGATATTGGTGCAAATGGAAGGATGGTGAGTTGCTCTGTTTGTGAGTATGAGTGGCTTTATATCCCCCCCTCACCGGACAATAACGAATCAATCATTCAACCAGCAACCCTAAAAGATATTATAAATAACGCAGGTTTCAATAGGCTGCAAACTCCTAAGCAATCTGACTTTACTACTAAATTTCCTTCAGAAGTGGAGGCTGTTGAAGAAGTAGGGAAAAAGGAACTGAAGGTGCATGAGGAGCTGAATACCGATTCTTTAGGGCAGTTGCCAACAGATATAGACTTATGCAGGAAGTCTAACCAGCCTGAAGAAAAGCCCTATTACTTTACCATGTTAGTTAGCATTATGATGGCAGTAGGGTTATTAGCCGGATTTTTATATGTGGAGCGGGAATTTTTAATCAGGCAACATCCAATAATTGAGACCATTTATAAGCCATTCGATTACCATAATACAGATGGGTTGAATTTAAGTGTGGGGCAGTTCTCAAAGATAGGAGAACCAAACACCATAAATAAAGAAGGCAGAGTGCAATATCTTATTCCAGTAAAGATCATAAACAATACTGACAAAGCTAGGTTCTTACAAACAATAAAAGTGCTTGGTTACACCACAGCTGGCAATAAAATAATCAACTTATCCACTAATATCAGCAAAGAAATTGCACCCAATTCTGAGTTAGACATCACATTCAAAACCAATTATCTAGAAACTGAATTAAATTTAGTAATTGTAAAAATGGGGAATTTAAATGATCTTAGAGATTTGAAATATGAGGATTTCATTCGCATACAGAGCAAACCAGAAAAAAGCTCATGA
- a CDS encoding glycine--tRNA ligase subunit alpha codes for MFFQDIIFNLQTYWNDQGCVILQPLDTEIGAGTSNPATMLKSLDDKKWNVAYVQPCRRPADGRYGQNPNRMQHYYQFQVLMKPSPDDIQSKCIESLKLLGIDKNLHDLRFVHSDWENPTLGAWGLGWEVWCNGMEIVQFTYMQQVGGIPCKIIPGEITYGIERLAVYIQNKDSVWDLIWNSSGISYGEIFLNQEQEFCQYNFHSANTEILMKHFEDYEGIANQLIDEGLVYPAYDYCVKSSHLFNVLEARGVLSVTERAAYIARVRNLAKNCCLKFSESSKY; via the coding sequence ATGTTCTTCCAAGATATCATTTTTAACCTTCAAACATATTGGAATGACCAAGGATGCGTAATACTGCAGCCTTTGGACACAGAGATTGGAGCAGGAACATCAAATCCTGCAACTATGTTGAAATCATTGGATGATAAAAAGTGGAATGTAGCATATGTACAGCCATGTAGAAGACCGGCAGATGGGAGGTATGGGCAGAATCCAAACCGCATGCAACATTATTACCAGTTCCAAGTACTTATGAAGCCATCTCCGGATGACATACAGTCCAAATGCATTGAGAGCCTTAAGCTTCTTGGGATAGATAAAAATTTGCATGACCTGAGGTTTGTCCATAGTGATTGGGAGAACCCAACATTAGGAGCATGGGGGCTAGGTTGGGAAGTGTGGTGTAATGGTATGGAGATAGTTCAGTTTACCTATATGCAACAGGTTGGGGGCATTCCATGCAAAATCATCCCAGGAGAAATTACGTATGGGATTGAAAGGTTGGCAGTGTACATACAAAATAAAGATAGTGTGTGGGATTTGATCTGGAATTCTAGTGGTATCAGCTATGGAGAGATTTTTTTAAATCAGGAACAAGAATTTTGCCAGTATAATTTTCATAGTGCAAACACAGAAATCTTAATGAAGCATTTTGAAGACTACGAGGGAATTGCCAATCAATTAATAGATGAGGGATTGGTGTATCCTGCCTATGATTATTGCGTAAAATCCTCTCATTTATTCAACGTACTGGAGGCGCGCGGAGTATTAAGCGTGACAGAGAGGGCTGCTTATATAGCCAGAGTCAGAAATTTAGCGAAAAATTGTTGTTTGAAATTTTCGGAGTCCTCTAAGTATTGA
- the topA gene encoding type I DNA topoisomerase, which yields MKLLIVESPAKAKTLEKYLGKDFKVISSYGHVRTLPSEIGAVDTDNNFKMKYQILDRAKDKVKILSENFKKADAIFLATDPDREGEAISWHVLEVMKDSKSLKQGVPVNRIVFHEITKNAVLKAISNPRGLDEHLIEAQKARQALDYLVGFTLSPVLWRKMPGSRSAGRVQSVALKLLCERENEIDKFIEKEYWSINSIFFNTKKETIDSQLIVYQGEKLEKFSIINEKKAQEVVRNVRDLDYSVSSIKKKEIRKNPTAPFITSTLIQEASRKLNFSAKKTMQIAQKLYEGIQIKGELTGLITYIRTDSVTVSQEALKEIIKYIKQVYGADYLPSAPIVYKSKVKNAQEAHEAIRPTGFEHAPDKLKSFLEDDQFKLYELIWKRTVASQMASARLESVSVEISSVDAKNIFKATGSTLIFDGFYKVYREGADSNEENEDENKIPKLSEGEMLKIQKITPNQHFTQPPPRYTEASLVKRMEELGIGRPSTYPIILSILVDREYAKIVQKRFFPEARGRLVDAFLNKFFHAYIDYDFTANLEDSLDEIASGEKDWKSVLSNFWVLFKATSDQVMEIKNADVANEVEALLLNYIFKSDGSKDLATLRQCPKCKDGQLGLKTGKFGAFIGCSNYPECNNKRALFGDETSDVPENNDKVIGVDSATQKEILLKKGPYGFYVEKEEGGKAKRASLPSSISPENVSLDLAISLLGLPKVLGQHPIIEQDIFVKIGRYGPYLECNKQFFALKYIDRVNISLEDAIRFIDEYKPKAPRASKASAAPKSKKTSPVKAKKRKTNN from the coding sequence ATGAAATTACTTATAGTTGAATCCCCAGCAAAAGCAAAAACTTTAGAAAAATATTTAGGCAAAGATTTCAAGGTTATTTCTTCGTATGGGCATGTAAGGACCTTGCCATCAGAGATAGGAGCTGTTGATACCGACAACAACTTTAAAATGAAATACCAGATATTGGATAGAGCGAAAGATAAGGTGAAAATACTATCGGAGAATTTTAAAAAAGCAGATGCTATATTTCTTGCAACTGATCCGGATCGTGAAGGAGAGGCAATATCATGGCATGTTTTAGAGGTGATGAAGGACAGTAAATCACTAAAACAAGGGGTGCCTGTAAATAGAATAGTGTTTCATGAGATCACTAAGAATGCAGTTCTAAAAGCAATTTCCAATCCTCGTGGGTTGGATGAACATTTGATTGAAGCTCAGAAAGCCAGACAGGCATTAGACTACTTAGTTGGTTTTACTTTATCCCCAGTTTTATGGAGGAAAATGCCTGGCAGCAGGTCTGCAGGCAGGGTGCAATCTGTTGCTTTAAAGCTGCTTTGTGAAAGGGAAAATGAAATCGATAAGTTTATAGAAAAGGAGTACTGGTCTATAAACAGCATATTTTTCAATACCAAGAAAGAAACTATAGATTCTCAATTAATAGTATATCAAGGAGAGAAGCTGGAAAAATTCAGCATTATTAACGAAAAGAAAGCTCAGGAAGTTGTAAGAAATGTTAGGGATTTGGATTATAGCGTCTCGTCGATTAAGAAAAAGGAAATAAGGAAAAATCCGACTGCTCCCTTTATCACATCAACTTTAATACAAGAAGCGTCCAGAAAACTTAATTTTTCTGCAAAAAAAACCATGCAAATTGCGCAGAAATTATATGAAGGCATTCAAATTAAAGGAGAATTAACCGGGCTGATTACGTATATAAGAACAGACAGTGTTACGGTTTCCCAAGAAGCGTTAAAGGAGATAATAAAATATATAAAACAGGTTTATGGTGCAGATTATTTACCTAGCGCCCCAATTGTTTATAAATCTAAGGTAAAAAATGCGCAAGAAGCGCATGAAGCTATAAGACCGACAGGTTTTGAACACGCTCCTGATAAACTAAAAAGTTTTTTAGAGGATGATCAGTTTAAGTTGTATGAATTGATATGGAAAAGGACCGTGGCAAGCCAAATGGCAAGTGCAAGATTAGAGTCTGTCTCGGTCGAAATTTCATCTGTTGATGCTAAAAATATTTTTAAAGCAACTGGGTCAACGTTAATTTTTGATGGGTTCTATAAGGTTTATAGAGAAGGCGCAGATAGTAATGAAGAAAATGAAGATGAAAATAAGATACCAAAGCTAAGCGAAGGAGAAATGCTGAAAATACAAAAAATTACGCCAAATCAACACTTTACGCAACCCCCACCAAGATACACTGAGGCAAGCCTTGTAAAGAGAATGGAAGAGTTAGGCATAGGGAGGCCTTCGACATATCCAATAATCTTATCTATTTTAGTAGATAGAGAATATGCAAAGATCGTCCAAAAAAGATTTTTCCCTGAAGCGAGGGGACGACTGGTTGATGCTTTTCTCAACAAGTTTTTCCATGCGTACATAGATTATGACTTTACCGCTAATTTGGAAGATAGCCTAGATGAAATAGCCAGTGGAGAAAAAGACTGGAAATCAGTATTGTCAAATTTTTGGGTGCTATTTAAAGCAACTTCTGACCAGGTGATGGAAATTAAAAATGCTGATGTGGCTAATGAAGTGGAAGCTCTGTTGCTCAATTATATATTTAAAAGTGATGGTTCCAAAGATTTAGCCACCCTGCGTCAGTGTCCCAAATGTAAGGATGGTCAATTGGGTCTAAAGACAGGTAAATTTGGAGCATTTATAGGTTGCTCAAATTACCCAGAATGTAATAATAAAAGAGCGTTGTTTGGGGACGAAACCTCTGATGTTCCAGAGAATAACGACAAGGTTATTGGGGTTGACAGCGCAACCCAAAAAGAAATCTTATTGAAGAAAGGTCCATATGGGTTTTATGTTGAAAAAGAAGAGGGGGGTAAAGCAAAAAGGGCGTCATTGCCAAGCAGTATATCCCCTGAGAATGTGAGCCTGGATTTGGCAATCAGCTTACTGGGATTACCAAAAGTACTTGGGCAGCATCCAATTATTGAACAAGATATTTTTGTAAAAATAGGTAGGTATGGACCCTATTTGGAATGTAATAAACAATTTTTTGCACTAAAATATATAGATAGGGTTAACATCAGTTTGGAAGATGCAATAAGATTTATCGATGAGTATAAACCCAAAGCACCAAGAGCATCTAAAGCTTCTGCGGCGCCCAAGTCGAAAAAGACATCACCCGTTAAAGCAAAAAAAAGGAAAACTAACAACTAA
- the tatA gene encoding twin-arginine translocase TatA/TatE family subunit, which yields MSGRFGELLLILLIVFVLFGAGKLPKVMSELGKGIRYFRKGIDQEKEDQEDK from the coding sequence ATGTCAGGCAGATTCGGAGAATTGTTATTGATCTTGCTCATAGTATTCGTCCTTTTTGGAGCAGGCAAGTTGCCAAAAGTGATGAGTGAGCTTGGCAAAGGCATCAGATATTTCAGAAAAGGTATCGACCAAGAAAAAGAAGACCAAGAAGACAAGTAG
- a CDS encoding IS6 family transposase → MFKVDPKLMKYFKNHEYGAEIIMVSLYMKGRYSLSYREIEEIGGLRGLNIDHATLQRWVVKFMPILEGRFRKRKKPVNGSWRMDETYIKVKGKWVYLYRAVDKYGDTIDFMLRAKRDKRAAKAFFRKAIKSSGQPIKVNIDKSGSNTSALNSINKPLSKEDQIEIRHNKYLNNRIEGDHRFVKKRTRPMLGFKSFRSAARTIAGIELLHMIKKGQLADNDNYNSDFDKFLSLTA, encoded by the coding sequence ATGTTTAAAGTAGACCCAAAATTAATGAAGTATTTTAAGAACCATGAATATGGCGCAGAAATCATTATGGTATCGCTGTATATGAAAGGAAGATATTCTTTAAGTTACAGAGAGATAGAAGAGATAGGCGGGTTGAGAGGACTCAACATAGATCACGCCACTCTACAAAGATGGGTAGTAAAGTTTATGCCAATACTTGAAGGAAGATTCAGAAAAAGAAAAAAGCCAGTCAACGGCAGCTGGAGAATGGACGAGACATATATCAAGGTTAAAGGTAAATGGGTCTATTTGTATAGAGCAGTTGATAAATACGGGGATACCATAGATTTTATGCTAAGAGCAAAAAGAGATAAAAGGGCAGCTAAAGCGTTTTTCAGGAAAGCAATTAAATCTAGTGGCCAGCCTATAAAGGTTAATATAGATAAAAGTGGCTCTAATACTTCTGCTTTGAATTCGATCAATAAGCCATTATCTAAAGAAGACCAAATAGAAATTAGGCATAACAAATATCTAAACAATAGGATAGAAGGCGATCACAGATTTGTAAAGAAACGAACTAGACCGATGCTTGGTTTCAAATCCTTTAGAAGTGCCGCCAGGACTATTGCAGGAATAGAGCTCTTGCACATGATTAAAAAAGGACAACTTGCTGACAATGACAATTATAATTCTGACTTTGATAAATTTCTTTCACTAACTGCTTAA
- a CDS encoding site-specific tyrosine recombinase XerD has translation MRRNNYKKNYLEYFIEMLVAERGATQNTMVSYKKDIEDLYNHLEVQNKELNEVTNSVLTNFISELSKKGLGAKTVGRKISTYRQFFAFLISEGFMEHNPALNLIMPKKLQSIPRPLSENTLQKLIEVSTQDNSKEGIRTNAMLEILYSTGMRISELVTLEMKSLENFSVDSNTNFLIIKGKGNKERAVILNEFSTIALKKYLETKKLFLKDGAKANWLFPSYAKDGRITHITRQRFGQILKELAKIAGVEHSDVSPHKIRHSFATHMLQNGANLRVVQELLGHSDISSTQIYTHVSDKRARKLLLDKHPIANKEIDEEKK, from the coding sequence ATGCGCAGGAATAATTATAAGAAAAACTATTTGGAATATTTCATAGAGATGTTGGTTGCAGAAAGAGGTGCAACTCAAAACACTATGGTTTCATATAAAAAAGATATTGAAGATTTATATAATCATTTGGAGGTGCAAAACAAAGAGCTAAATGAGGTTACTAATTCTGTATTGACAAATTTTATAAGCGAACTAAGTAAAAAAGGGTTGGGGGCCAAAACTGTGGGAAGAAAAATATCCACATACCGGCAATTTTTTGCGTTTTTGATTTCTGAAGGATTTATGGAACATAACCCGGCATTAAATCTTATTATGCCTAAAAAACTTCAATCCATTCCCAGGCCGCTATCAGAAAACACTCTGCAAAAGCTAATAGAAGTCTCTACACAAGACAACAGCAAGGAGGGGATACGTACTAATGCTATGCTTGAAATTTTATATTCAACTGGGATGAGAATATCAGAGTTAGTTACTTTAGAAATGAAGTCGCTGGAAAATTTCTCTGTCGATTCAAACACCAACTTTTTAATCATCAAAGGAAAAGGAAACAAAGAAAGAGCTGTTATATTAAATGAATTTTCTACAATTGCTTTAAAAAAATATCTGGAAACAAAAAAGTTGTTTTTGAAAGATGGGGCTAAAGCAAATTGGTTATTTCCTTCATATGCAAAAGATGGCAGAATCACACATATAACTCGCCAGAGGTTTGGGCAAATTTTAAAAGAGTTGGCCAAAATCGCAGGGGTTGAACATAGCGATGTCTCTCCCCACAAAATTAGACACTCATTCGCAACCCACATGCTGCAAAACGGAGCAAACTTGAGGGTAGTACAAGAGTTGTTAGGCCATTCAGACATATCTTCAACCCAAATATACACACACGTCTCGGACAAAAGAGCGCGAAAATTACTGCTTGATAAACATCCCATTGCCAATAAAGAGATTGATGAAGAAAAGAAATAA
- a CDS encoding IS1 family transposase: protein MWKAYSRELKRVVAWVVGKRNVTTFRKLWKIISRDNCTYYTDDWSVYSEVIPRHQHVVGKQHTLSIESNNSNTRHRIARMTRKTKVVSKSEEVVDLTIKLWVHFEDNNNFLSEQGNFISIFG, encoded by the coding sequence ATATGGAAAGCCTATAGTAGGGAGCTCAAGAGAGTTGTTGCCTGGGTGGTTGGTAAGCGTAACGTTACAACCTTTAGAAAATTGTGGAAAATCATAAGTAGAGATAATTGCACTTATTACACAGACGATTGGTCTGTTTATTCAGAGGTTATACCTCGCCATCAACATGTTGTTGGCAAACAACATACACTCTCAATTGAGTCCAATAACTCAAACACAAGGCACAGAATTGCAAGAATGACCAGAAAAACAAAGGTAGTTTCAAAATCTGAAGAAGTTGTCGATCTTACGATTAAGCTCTGGGTACATTTTGAGGATAACAATAATTTCCTAAGTGAGCAGGGCAATTTTATATCTATCTTTGGCTAA
- a CDS encoding disulfide bond formation protein B, with translation MVAQRQQFILLVIGLIPLFVAYIAEYFYNLAPCKLCLYQRVPYIAISFLTVLSFMLPLGKFFFTMCELLLLVGFCMSIFHFGVEKNFFQFSTACANNLQTAQNFEAFKAMLVQQDYVLCDQVSFKIVGVPISLINAIYSIFFFLLIIKLGKNIRQEDAQK, from the coding sequence ATGGTAGCACAGCGTCAACAGTTTATACTACTTGTCATAGGACTAATCCCGCTGTTTGTAGCGTATATAGCGGAATATTTTTATAATCTTGCGCCCTGTAAGCTTTGTTTGTACCAAAGGGTCCCTTATATTGCCATTTCTTTCTTAACTGTGTTGAGTTTTATGTTGCCGTTGGGGAAATTTTTTTTCACTATGTGCGAGTTGTTGTTATTAGTTGGGTTTTGCATGTCTATCTTTCATTTTGGAGTTGAAAAAAATTTTTTCCAATTTAGTACGGCATGTGCAAATAATTTACAAACAGCTCAAAATTTTGAGGCTTTTAAAGCCATGTTAGTGCAACAAGATTATGTGCTGTGCGATCAAGTTAGCTTTAAGATTGTTGGGGTTCCTATAAGTCTTATAAACGCTATCTACTCTATCTTTTTTTTCTTGCTTATTATAAAATTGGGTAAAAATATCAGGCAAGAAGATGCGCAAAAATAA
- a CDS encoding demethoxyubiquinone hydroxylase family protein, with product MRKNKKTFIDEVIRVNHAGEFGAKRIYEGQIRFLKDTKHLELVKHMYKQELEHLDYFNREVVNRDVRPTALAPIWNGLGFALGAVTAIIGNKAAMACTVAVEEVIEEHYQEQIDKLACYPEEKELCSVIKKFQQEEVEHKNIGIENDALDAPAFAILTRCIKKASKCAIWLSKRF from the coding sequence ATGCGCAAAAATAAAAAAACTTTTATCGACGAGGTCATCAGGGTTAATCATGCTGGTGAATTTGGTGCCAAGCGGATATATGAAGGGCAAATCAGATTTTTGAAAGATACAAAACATTTGGAACTTGTGAAGCACATGTATAAGCAAGAGCTTGAACACCTTGATTATTTCAACAGGGAGGTGGTGAATAGAGACGTTAGGCCGACAGCGTTGGCACCTATATGGAATGGTTTAGGGTTTGCGCTTGGTGCGGTTACTGCAATTATTGGAAATAAGGCTGCAATGGCTTGCACTGTTGCCGTTGAAGAGGTTATTGAAGAGCATTATCAAGAGCAAATTGATAAGCTAGCGTGCTACCCGGAAGAAAAGGAGCTGTGCAGCGTAATAAAGAAGTTTCAACAAGAAGAGGTTGAGCATAAAAATATTGGCATTGAAAATGATGCTTTAGATGCACCTGCGTTTGCGATTTTGACGCGTTGTATAAAAAAAGCAAGCAAGTGCGCAATTTGGTTAAGCAAAAGATTTTAA
- the gatB gene encoding Asp-tRNA(Asn)/Glu-tRNA(Gln) amidotransferase subunit GatB: MFIKGSKHDWELVIGLEIHAQLKSKSKLFSCSSTHFGEENNTQVSYVDAAMPGMLPVANKKCVELAVRAGLAINGEINKFSVFDRKNYFYPDSPQGYQISQFFLPIVTNGSLDIVDASGEKKTITINRIHIEQDAGKSIHDQSPTETFIDLNRVGIPLIEIVTDPDFRDPNEVEQFMKKLRDILRYINVCDGDLEKGSMRCDANVSMRKKGATVLGTRVEVKNINSFKNITKAINIEAHRQVALLEDGQEVIQETRLYDAALDQTKSMRKKEESRDYRYFPDPDLLPLKITAEFIEEVRKQLPELPEQKKERYIKDFGITPYDADVVTADKDVAEFFENIASTVNPKLVANWICVELFARLNKNGLAFHELPIKEEYFLSLLQLIESGHISGTIGKDVLDIMFESNEDPKHIVEKNGLAQISNTDEIAKYVEQVLQSNPEKVAELKGGKEKLFGFFVGQVMKISQGKANPQTINEILTKKLKL; encoded by the coding sequence ATGTTTATTAAAGGATCGAAACATGATTGGGAACTGGTAATTGGTTTAGAAATTCACGCGCAATTAAAGTCAAAAAGCAAGCTATTTTCCTGTTCTTCTACGCATTTTGGGGAAGAGAATAACACACAGGTGTCTTATGTTGATGCAGCAATGCCTGGCATGCTGCCTGTTGCAAATAAAAAATGTGTGGAACTAGCTGTAAGAGCTGGTCTTGCAATCAATGGAGAAATAAATAAGTTCTCCGTGTTTGATAGGAAAAATTATTTTTATCCAGACTCACCACAAGGATATCAAATATCTCAATTTTTCCTTCCTATAGTGACAAACGGTTCTCTTGATATTGTGGACGCCTCTGGGGAAAAGAAAACTATTACCATAAACCGCATACATATCGAGCAAGATGCTGGGAAAAGCATCCATGATCAGAGCCCAACGGAAACATTCATAGATTTAAACAGGGTTGGTATACCACTAATTGAAATTGTTACGGACCCAGACTTCAGAGACCCAAACGAAGTTGAGCAATTTATGAAAAAACTAAGAGATATATTAAGATATATTAATGTGTGCGATGGAGACCTGGAGAAAGGCTCCATGAGATGTGATGCCAACGTTTCCATGAGAAAGAAGGGAGCAACAGTCTTAGGAACCAGAGTTGAAGTTAAGAACATTAATTCTTTTAAAAACATCACAAAGGCAATTAACATAGAGGCGCATAGGCAAGTTGCATTGCTGGAAGATGGACAAGAAGTCATCCAGGAAACCAGATTGTATGATGCAGCTTTGGACCAGACAAAATCAATGCGTAAGAAAGAAGAGTCTCGTGATTATAGGTATTTTCCAGATCCAGACTTACTACCACTAAAGATTACCGCTGAATTTATAGAAGAAGTAAGAAAACAGCTGCCGGAGCTTCCAGAACAGAAAAAAGAAAGGTATATAAAAGATTTTGGCATCACTCCATATGATGCAGATGTAGTAACTGCAGACAAAGATGTTGCAGAATTTTTTGAGAATATAGCCAGCACAGTCAATCCTAAACTTGTGGCAAACTGGATATGTGTAGAGCTTTTTGCAAGGCTTAATAAAAATGGTCTGGCTTTTCATGAGCTCCCCATTAAAGAAGAATATTTTCTATCATTATTACAATTAATAGAATCTGGCCACATCTCAGGGACGATAGGCAAAGATGTTTTGGACATAATGTTTGAAAGCAATGAGGATCCAAAACACATAGTGGAAAAAAATGGGTTGGCTCAGATATCAAATACGGATGAGATAGCAAAATATGTAGAGCAAGTTTTGCAATCTAATCCAGAAAAAGTCGCTGAATTGAAGGGCGGGAAGGAAAAGTTATTTGGTTTTTTTGTGGGGCAAGTTATGAAGATTAGTCAAGGGAAAGCAAACCCCCAAACTATCAATGAAATTTTAACAAAGAAACTAAAACTATAA
- a CDS encoding gamma carbonic anhydrase family protein, whose product MAIILPYKDKVPKIAKDAFIAANAVIIGDVEIGSKTSVWYNCVIRGDVNFIRIGNETNIQDGTIIHVGTNDGPTIIGNGVTIGHKALVHACTLCDNSFVGMSATVMDYALVSEYAMLAAGALLAPKKIIKKHELWAGVPARLMREMTEEEIAYIMISKNRYVNLSQEYAFIK is encoded by the coding sequence ATGGCAATAATTTTACCATATAAAGATAAAGTTCCAAAAATTGCAAAAGATGCGTTTATTGCTGCTAATGCAGTGATCATAGGAGACGTGGAGATTGGAAGTAAAACAAGTGTTTGGTATAATTGTGTGATTAGGGGAGATGTTAATTTCATTAGAATTGGGAATGAAACAAACATCCAAGACGGGACTATCATACATGTTGGCACAAATGATGGCCCTACTATCATCGGCAATGGCGTCACAATAGGCCATAAAGCGTTGGTACATGCATGCACACTTTGCGACAACTCATTTGTTGGGATGAGTGCAACTGTTATGGATTATGCTTTGGTTAGTGAGTATGCTATGCTGGCAGCAGGTGCTTTATTAGCGCCTAAAAAAATAATCAAAAAGCACGAGCTATGGGCAGGAGTGCCAGCAAGATTGATGAGAGAAATGACAGAAGAAGAGATTGCCTATATAATGATTTCCAAAAATAGGTATGTTAATTTGTCTCAGGAGTACGCTTTCATAAAATAA